The following are encoded in a window of Syntrophorhabdaceae bacterium genomic DNA:
- a CDS encoding HAD-IC family P-type ATPase, whose protein sequence is MKWHQLETDEVLRECNTRLEGLTPTEVEGRQKQYGPNRLPETEDVSKLRLLLHQFTSPLIYILLVAAIVTALLKEYIDTGVIVAVVILNAIVGFFQEYKAETSVRALRNMVVARARVVRDGKETEIPTEELVPGDIVVLASGAKVPADLRLTDATELRIEEATLTGESVPVEKTVHAIAEEHLTAGDQTNMAFMGTAVVNGRARGIVVETGAKTILGGIARDVQELSVTETPLQKKIVKFAQFIGLLVLGSATAIIVLGFFLGMTLSELFTTAVAASVATVPEGLPIVVTVTMAIGISRMVKRNAIIRKLPAVETLGSTTIICSDKTGTLTKNEMTVKAVYDGYHAYEVTGSGYDPEGEILHDWEPTDMESLEGLHSLLRIGLLCNESRIIKENDSIRIDGDPTEGALIVSATKAGFDHEKEKGMYPQIGMIPFESDRGFMATLHRHNGKAIVFLKGAPERVLDMCSRLSSGEVLDRTGIIETAERFAEDGLRVLAMAFKEVAASEAPARLTHDYLGNDLVFAGLQGMIDPPRPEAIEAIQGCKDAGIRVAMITGDHAITASAIGKMMGLAASKTPAITGKELEEMTDDELFHRVQETSVYARVSPQHKLRIVQQYMKHGEVVAVTGDGVNDAPALKAAHIGAAMGKSGTDVAREAADMIITDDNFASIFHAVEEGRIVFDNIRKVTLFLIPTGFAAILSILISMILDIPIPYVAAQLLWINLVTNGLQDVALAFEPGEKGIIKRKPRNPKEGIMSRLMLERSVIVGILIAAGVIYNFHNALSDGASLEHARTIAMTTMVLFQFFQAWNSRSETRSVFLTNPLSNPFLFYSMIAAFFAQIAVIYVPALQWVFRTNALTVGEWGKIAFVALTVVAAVEVDKYIRTHKKSNLT, encoded by the coding sequence ATGAAGTGGCATCAGCTTGAAACGGATGAAGTATTGAGAGAATGTAATACCCGTCTTGAAGGGCTCACCCCCACAGAAGTGGAAGGAAGACAGAAACAGTACGGACCCAATAGACTGCCTGAGACAGAAGATGTGAGCAAGCTTAGGCTCCTCCTCCATCAGTTTACAAGCCCTCTCATATATATACTTCTTGTGGCTGCCATTGTCACTGCCCTGCTCAAGGAGTATATAGATACGGGTGTCATTGTGGCTGTCGTGATCCTCAACGCCATTGTGGGATTTTTTCAGGAATACAAGGCAGAGACAAGCGTCAGGGCTCTTAGAAACATGGTTGTTGCCAGGGCCAGAGTGGTACGGGATGGGAAAGAAACGGAGATCCCCACTGAAGAGCTTGTCCCCGGTGATATTGTGGTCCTGGCCTCAGGAGCAAAAGTCCCTGCCGATCTGAGGCTCACGGACGCGACGGAGTTGAGAATCGAGGAGGCCACCCTCACCGGGGAGTCTGTCCCTGTGGAAAAAACAGTGCATGCTATCGCGGAAGAACACTTGACTGCCGGGGATCAGACCAATATGGCCTTTATGGGTACTGCTGTTGTCAATGGTCGCGCCCGGGGCATCGTTGTCGAAACTGGGGCGAAGACTATTCTCGGCGGGATAGCCCGTGATGTCCAGGAGCTTTCCGTTACAGAGACACCCCTGCAGAAAAAGATCGTCAAGTTCGCACAGTTCATCGGTTTACTCGTGTTGGGAAGCGCCACGGCCATTATTGTCCTTGGCTTCTTCCTCGGTATGACGTTGTCGGAGTTATTTACGACCGCGGTGGCTGCCTCAGTGGCTACTGTCCCTGAAGGGCTCCCCATTGTGGTGACGGTAACGATGGCTATAGGGATAAGCCGCATGGTAAAACGCAACGCCATCATACGAAAACTGCCTGCCGTGGAAACACTGGGGAGCACAACCATCATCTGTTCCGACAAAACCGGAACACTGACAAAGAACGAAATGACCGTCAAGGCCGTATACGATGGGTATCACGCATACGAAGTCACCGGGAGCGGCTATGACCCTGAAGGCGAGATACTCCACGATTGGGAGCCGACAGACATGGAATCGCTGGAAGGTCTCCATTCATTACTCAGAATCGGCCTGCTCTGTAACGAATCGCGGATTATCAAAGAAAACGATTCAATCAGAATCGATGGAGATCCTACAGAAGGCGCTCTTATTGTATCGGCCACGAAGGCAGGGTTTGATCATGAGAAAGAAAAGGGGATGTATCCTCAAATTGGAATGATCCCCTTTGAATCGGATCGAGGTTTTATGGCGACGCTCCACAGGCATAACGGCAAAGCGATAGTTTTTCTCAAGGGTGCGCCGGAGAGGGTCCTCGACATGTGCTCGCGCCTCTCGTCAGGAGAGGTTCTTGACCGGACAGGGATCATTGAAACCGCAGAGCGCTTTGCGGAAGACGGATTAAGAGTTCTTGCCATGGCATTTAAGGAAGTTGCCGCAAGTGAAGCACCGGCCAGGCTTACCCATGACTATCTTGGGAATGATCTTGTTTTTGCCGGTCTTCAGGGCATGATCGATCCGCCGAGACCGGAGGCTATAGAAGCTATTCAGGGATGTAAAGATGCCGGTATCAGAGTCGCTATGATTACCGGTGATCACGCAATTACCGCCTCAGCGATCGGTAAGATGATGGGTTTGGCGGCAAGTAAGACACCGGCTATCACAGGAAAGGAACTGGAGGAAATGACCGACGATGAGTTGTTTCACCGGGTTCAGGAAACCTCGGTATATGCCCGGGTTTCTCCCCAGCATAAACTCAGAATCGTTCAGCAGTATATGAAACACGGTGAGGTCGTTGCAGTCACCGGCGATGGAGTCAACGATGCTCCGGCACTGAAAGCCGCTCATATAGGGGCCGCCATGGGAAAATCAGGAACAGATGTGGCCCGTGAAGCTGCGGATATGATTATTACCGACGACAACTTCGCAAGTATCTTTCATGCTGTAGAGGAGGGAAGAATTGTCTTCGACAACATACGGAAGGTGACACTCTTTCTGATTCCCACAGGGTTTGCAGCCATACTGTCCATTCTTATATCAATGATCCTCGATATTCCCATACCGTATGTAGCGGCGCAGTTGCTCTGGATCAACCTTGTAACCAACGGACTCCAGGATGTGGCGCTTGCTTTTGAGCCCGGAGAAAAGGGTATTATCAAGAGAAAACCGCGAAACCCGAAAGAAGGAATCATGTCGAGGCTCATGCTCGAAAGAAGCGTTATCGTGGGTATTCTGATCGCTGCGGGTGTAATTTACAATTTCCACAATGCCTTGTCCGATGGAGCATCCCTTGAGCATGCCAGGACAATCGCCATGACCACCATGGTTCTGTTCCAGTTCTTCCAGGCCTGGAATTCTCGTTCAGAAACCCGATCTGTTTTTCTCACTAACCCTCTGAGCAACCCCTTTCTATTCTATAGCATGATTGCTGCATTTTTTGCCCAGATCGCCGTTATCTATGTGCCTGCGCTTCAGTGGGTATTCAGGACCAATGCCCTCACGGTCGGAGAGTGGGGGAAGATCGCCTTTGTGGCTTTAACGGTTGTAGCGGCGGTGGAGGTTGATAAATACATCCGAACACACAAGAAAAGTAACTTGACGTAA